Genomic segment of Truepera radiovictrix DSM 17093:
GGGCTCGAGCGCGACGACCTCGAAGCCGGCGCGCGCGAGCGCCGCCGCGACGCGCCCCGTACCCGCGCCGAGCTCGAGCACCGGCCCGCCGTAGTCGTGGGCGAGGCGGGTGTAGAAGGGGAGGTCGTCGCGGTAGTGCGCGTACTGCAGGTCGTAGAGTTCGGCCAAGGGGTCGTAGTTCATACCATTTACACGTTCAAGGGCTCCGCAGGTGCGAGCTTGCCGCCACGAAGCACCAGCACCTGGTGGGCCGCGCGCACGAGCGCCGGGCGGTGCGCCACCACGAGCACCAACCGCGAGCGCGCCTGTGCCTGCAGCACGCGCGCCAGCACCGCCTCGCTGGCTTCGTCGAGGTTGGCGCTCGGTTCGTCCAACACGAGCACGTCGGGGTCGCTAAGCAGCGCGCGCGCGACCGCGAGGCGCTGCCGCTGCCCCCCCGAGAGCCCCGCGCCCCCCTCGGCGAGCGGCGCGCCCAGGCCGCGCGGGCGCAGCGCGCCCGCTAGGGCGACCGCCTCTAGAACCTCCCAGAGGGCGCTCTCGGGCAGCTCGCGGCCCAGTAGGAGGTTGTCGCGCACGCTGCCGCGAAAGAGCGTCACGTGCTGCGGGACGTAGGCGAGGCGCCGGCGGAGCTCCGCTTCGGGAAACGCCCCGAGCGGCGCCCCGGCTAGGAGCACCCGCCCCGCGCTCGGCTCGAGCAGGCCCAGGGCGAGGCGCAGCAGTGTGGTCTTGCCGCTCCCGCTCTCGCCGGTTAAAGCGACGAGCGCGGGGCCGCGCAGCGTGAGGTTGAGTTCATGGAGGACGGTACGGCCCTCGGAGCGCCAGGAGACCCCGTCGAGCTGCAGCACCGGCGCGCGCGGCGGCGGGCTGCTCGCCGAGGGGGGCGGGAGCGGGGCGGGGGGGAGGGCGCGCAGCGCGTGGAGGCGCGCGGCCGCTGCGCGCGCCCCCTGCAGGAGGGCGTAGCCGCGCGGCAGGAGCTGGGCGGGGGTCGAGAGGAGCGCGAGGAGGGTGATAA
This window contains:
- a CDS encoding ABC transporter transmembrane domain-containing protein, whose protein sequence is MTLPPLLLPRSPLALLGFLAATLNALVRVAVAPLLVAPLFDRVFVQGDFDALGGVLALGGAALLTGALALWAQDALLGTLAARTSERWRAGLYEALLKRPLTRAESSGGLAGRLLADLREVETYVQFGLGTLVAESLTLLGSLAYLFYVNPEATLVLLGAALPLALTLTVVGRRIEASTARAQAHLEAVSAHVQEGLAQGEVGRAFGLGGFLLGRFGPANRGAARAQTERALWAALQTPLAQLLGFAALALLLFVLTRSVRAGAMSLGEVTAFITLLALLSTPAQLLPRGYALLQGARAAAARLHALRALPPAPLPPPSASSPPPRAPVLQLDGVSWRSEGRTVLHELNLTLRGPALVALTGESGSGKTTLLRLALGLLEPSAGRVLLAGAPLGAFPEAELRRRLAYVPQHVTLFRGSVRDNLLLGRELPESALWEVLEAVALAGALRPRGLGAPLAEGGAGLSGGQRQRLAVARALLSDPDVLVLDEPSANLDEASEAVLARVLQAQARSRLVLVVAHRPALVRAAHQVLVLRGGKLAPAEPLNV